In Methanobacterium aggregans, the genomic stretch TGCAACAGGATCTCCAAGGTACAACCCTGGTGAATCAGGTTCAAACGACCTTCTCCAGAACAAGGAGACAGATGGAATGCTTGTAATAGCATCCGACCCTGGTGGAAACTTCCCACAGAAGTCCCTTGAGAGAATGGCTGAGATTCCTATCGTGGCAATAGAACCACACAGAACACCAACCACAGAGATGTCCGATGTCATCATCCCACCTGCAATTGTAGGTATGCAGGCAGAGGGTACTGCATATAGGATGGAAGGAGTTCCAATCAGGATGAGAAAGGTTGTGGAATCTGACCTACTTCCTGACAGGGAGATCCTTGAGAGGATCCTTGACAAGGTCAAAGAGATCAACGCATCCAAATAATGGACAAAAAAATGGATTGAAGCTGGCGCGCGGCTTCAAATCCCTACTTTTTTTTATTTTTAAAAACTCGTTTTAAATTAATTTTAAAAATTAACTCAATATCAATAATTTTAACCTAAAAAACTTTAAAAAATCATTTTTAAATAAATTTAAAAAATAGAAAAAGATCGATATCAAATATTTATTTTCAATCGATTTCAAATAATTAAACTAATTTTATTAATTTCTAATCAATGAATCAGTCTCTTTTAACAGCCTGAAGCACTCCATCGTTTGTATCAACGAAAAGAATGCATTTACCATTGACTGGACATGGTTTCACAGATTTACCTTCGGGGTTAATCACAGTACCTTCGGTCACCAATCGACCATCAACGGTGTAAACAGCATCAATACCTGCATTGAGAAGGGTTTCCACAGATTGTGGGCCTAAGTAGTCCCTTATATTTCCCTTCATCAGAAACCTGCCGTCGTTACCTGCAAAGGCCAGACCAAGTCCTGCCATGGATCCTATAACTCCATCCTCTGTTCCACCAAGACCTTCAAGGCGAATGTTAAGGTTTTTTGCAAGGGTTCTTGCCTTTTCCTGGTTTAAAACAGTGTTCTTAGCATCCTTACTGTACGCCACAAGCGACGGTAGGATCTGACTGTCATGAGCCACAGAAATACCAGGATCACTGCCCTCAATGAAGTCATCGTAGATCTCCTTTTTACCTATCTCGAAGAGATCGTCCATGATCTCCATGTCATCACTGTCCACATGAATAACTGCACAGCTGTTGTGGGATGTGAAGGGTATGTCAGGGTGCACGTAGAGCTGGTGCCTTGTAACACCAATCACTGGATGCTTCTTTGAAATGGTTCCAGCAATTGCCCTTGCAAGTCTTCCTGTGCCCCTTGAATTCAGGTTGTCTGTATCATCAACGCAAACGTAGATAGTCATTTGATTCCTCCTCAAAAATTTTCTTTTTATCGTTCATGTCAATTCTTGATCATTATCAGCTTGCCAGTTGCGGGGTCCTTGTAAACTTTTCCCACAGATGACAGTCCGCTCTCACCACTTGAGGAATTTTGGATAGTGCTATTCACTGCCTGTCCCAGGTTGAGATCAACTGCCTCTTGCATTATGGCTTTTCCTGTGGAGACACTGTGCTTGTGCTCATGAACATTATGGTGAATATCAGGAATCCAACTGCAAGCACAAGCATGCAGTCCACCATGTTAACGGCGTAGATCATTGGATCTATTTCTTCATCACTGGAGAGCAACCCCCGTTTCTGTTTAAAACGCCTCTGCTTCAACATCATAAAATCTCCATAACTGCATCTGCCATGCTTTCAAGGTTTGAAATATCCTCCTCGTACCACCTTCTCCTGATCTTGGATACACTGAATGCGATGGCTGCTGCAGCCATACCAAGCACAGCTGCATCAAATGCAATGAGAAGATGCTGTGCAAGACTCTGAATATCCCCACTTCCCAGGGCTGTGAGTCCCGGACCCAGGGGTATAAGTGTTCCCA encodes the following:
- a CDS encoding ABC transporter substrate-binding protein, with translation MTIYVCVDDTDNLNSRGTGRLARAIAGTISKKHPVIGVTRHQLYVHPDIPFTSHNSCAVIHVDSDDMEIMDDLFEIGKKEIYDDFIEGSDPGISVAHDSQILPSLVAYSKDAKNTVLNQEKARTLAKNLNIRLEGLGGTEDGVIGSMAGLGLAFAGNDGRFLMKGNIRDYLGPQSVETLLNAGIDAVYTVDGRLVTEGTVINPEGKSVKPCPVNGKCILFVDTNDGVLQAVKRD